From the genome of Pogoniulus pusillus isolate bPogPus1 chromosome 23, bPogPus1.pri, whole genome shotgun sequence:
GAAGTCAATCCTCCCATGAAAGCCTCAAGGATTTCCAGGACTTTGGAGGGCTGCTATTTGCATGCAGACTTTAGCTCTAAAGTCTCCCTCAACTGCTGCAAGGGCTTGGCTACTTCAAGCAGTTGGCTAGAGCAAACCACAACCGAGACGACCTACCTCCATGGCTTCTGGTGCAATGGGGGTGATGGAGTTGCTCTTCCGAGACCCAAATCGAAACTTGGCAGCCTTGTAGATCTTCCAGTACACAAAGAGCACAACACAGAGGGGTAGGTAGAAGGCGCCAAAGGTGGAGAAGATGGTGTAGGAAGGCTCCTGGCTGACCTGGCACTCTTCACTGTTCTCCGAgtaagtctctccccagccaaaAAGCAACGGGGCCAAGGAGATGAAGGCAGAGAGCGCCCAGGTGAGGGCGATCATGATGTTGGAGATGCGGCGCCGGGTGCGGAGCGTGTACTCTAGGTGGCGGGTGATGGACCAGTAGCGGTCAAGGGCAATGGCTGTGACATTCCAGATGCTGGCggtgcagcacagcacatcaAAGGAGATCCACACCTGGCAGAGCAATCGGCCCAGCCGCCACCGACGCCCTGATAACTCATGCACCAGGCTGAGGGGCATGACCAAGGCTGCTACCATCACGTCAGAGATGGCCATGGAGGCCACCAGGTTATGGGGCACCCGGTGGAAACTGCGAACCCGAAGGATGGTGGCCAGGACCAGCCCGTTCCAGAGGAAAGTGGCCACCACCAGCATGGCCAACAAAGTGAGGACCAGAACGCTGAAGACAGAGAGATGCACCCGACTGCCGTCCGGGCCGCTGGAGGACCCGCTCCGGTTGCCGGCGTCTGGCGTCGCCTCGGCGAGGCAGCTGAGGTTGAGCAGGCGCTCCATGCCGGGGGCTCCGGGGCAGCCGCGCTGCGCGGAGCGAGGCGGTGCTGGCGCTGCGCAGTCCCCGCGCAGTCCCCGCTCCGGGTcgaggaagggacagggacgggggggggggcggcGCCGCCCTACCGCGGGCGCGGAAGATCCCCGGACGCCCCAAGCTCTGCGCTGCCCGCCGCCGGGGTCTTCATGCCCCGGAGGAAGCAGAGTCCTGCGTCAGCCGCCTCCTGACGGAAGCCCCCGGCCCGCCCCGGCGCTTCAGCCCCGGCGGCAGGAGGCGGCGGCTCCGCGGGCGCGGCGGGGTGCGCGGCTGCGGGGCGGCGCGGAACGGAGCGGGGCGGTGCTGTCTGCAGCCGCGGCAGCGGAACCCAGGCAGAGGAAAGCAGGCAGGGGAGCGGCGGCCTCTGCGGAGGAGTCGGTGCTGGTGGCTGGCGAGGCTTTGGGCGGGCAGGTgagtgtgtgcgtgtgtgtccCGCCGTGCGCTGGTGCGGAGCGAGTAGGGGCTCGGGGCTGGGGCGGCTCGGGGCTGGCGACTTCGTGCTTAGTCATTTCAGCCAGCGAATTGTCCGTCGGAACCAGCGCCGGGCGCAGCGGGGCGAGGGTAGCGCGGGCAGCCGCTCCCCGCCGTCCGCTTCTCGCAGCCCGCACCGTGCAGGCTGCAGCCGCGGCTTTGTCCGCGCCGCTCGTCCTCGGGGTGCCTTTGCCCCAGCGGGGCGTATTCCCTATCAAAGGCAGAAAGTTCTCACCCTGAGGAATCGTACCTGGGCTCTTCTGAAAACACCTCAGCGAGGTGCCATGGGaattctgcagctcctctctctgctggagCCTGTGTCCAGCGAGCCCCTTAGCAATCCTGGTTATTCTGTGCAGGGacaatgtggcagggggattCTTTCTTTGGGAACTTCTGCTCTGGCGTTTTCTAACTTGTTAGCAATTGGCAGGCATTTTGTTAGCAATCATCCATCACTTGGCTGCTGTTATAGGTCGCTAATTCACTAGCATCAGCCATTCATGAAATCTGTGAGCGTTTCACCTGGTTTTTGTCACGCTGCTTGTGATGAGAAGTGAGATTCTGGGCCTCACAGAGGAAGGCAGAATTTAAACCCACTGAGCAGGTTTCCAGAGCACCAGCTCCGTGTAGGGATGCCAGCCAGCTGTAGGGATGCATTCAGGCAGGAATGTGCCACTGCTGGCACCTGCTTCTCTGGACAGTCCTTGGGATAATGGGTCCAGAGAGCTTTTGGGTCGGAGATGACATATGCTGGTAGGCACTACCACGAGGCTCACAGTCTGCAC
Proteins encoded in this window:
- the HTR5A gene encoding 5-hydroxytryptamine receptor 5A, with the translated sequence MERLLNLSCLAEATPDAGNRSGSSSGPDGSRVHLSVFSVLVLTLLAMLVVATFLWNGLVLATILRVRSFHRVPHNLVASMAISDVMVAALVMPLSLVHELSGRRWRLGRLLCQVWISFDVLCCTASIWNVTAIALDRYWSITRHLEYTLRTRRRISNIMIALTWALSAFISLAPLLFGWGETYSENSEECQVSQEPSYTIFSTFGAFYLPLCVVLFVYWKIYKAAKFRFGSRKSNSITPIAPEAMEAKEAAQQPQMVFTVRHATVTFQTDGDTWREQKEKKAALMVGILIGVFVLCWIPFFITELINPLCSCNIPPIWKSIFLWLGYSNSFFNPLIYTAFNKNYNNAFRNLFFRQH